One genomic segment of Clostridium saccharoperbutylacetonicum N1-4(HMT) includes these proteins:
- a CDS encoding ABC transporter substrate-binding protein produces the protein MKKRKFVKLLSIIMVVTLGITGCSTSSNSGKIDDKQKTAGTGDSVDLSKVTLRFGEVGWSQYQSELKAAGLDNTPYKVEYNTFQGGNLCLQAMAADQIDLTGSSETPPVFAAESQNQGNFKIVAVNHGSTLLQELVVPKDSPIKTVADLKGKKVGYINATTAQYFLIKMLEKVGLKWSDVDAKQMSTADGVTALAGGQIDAFASYGNSIIAAHKNGAITLQSAQDILSGYFPYEASVTALKDSGKKAAIIDYLARVEKANQWKRDNAEAWAKISAKPQGFSEEDGLDVFKKQEAQTKSQVILVDDKVIASQQDLSNVFNSVGLIKNKQDVKNFYTNELNDELKKALSK, from the coding sequence ATGAAGAAAAGAAAGTTTGTAAAATTATTAAGTATCATTATGGTAGTTACGCTTGGAATAACAGGGTGCTCAACGAGTAGCAATTCTGGAAAAATTGATGACAAGCAAAAAACAGCAGGGACTGGCGATTCAGTGGATTTAAGTAAAGTCACACTGAGATTTGGGGAAGTTGGATGGTCTCAATATCAATCGGAATTAAAAGCAGCAGGACTTGATAATACGCCATATAAGGTTGAGTATAATACCTTCCAAGGTGGAAATTTATGTCTTCAAGCAATGGCAGCAGATCAAATAGATTTAACTGGATCAAGTGAGACTCCTCCTGTTTTTGCAGCAGAATCTCAAAATCAAGGTAATTTCAAGATAGTTGCAGTTAATCATGGAAGTACTTTGCTACAAGAATTAGTTGTACCAAAGGATTCACCAATAAAAACCGTTGCAGATTTAAAAGGTAAAAAAGTAGGATATATAAATGCTACAACAGCACAATATTTTTTAATAAAGATGTTGGAAAAAGTTGGACTTAAATGGTCAGATGTTGATGCTAAACAAATGTCAACAGCAGATGGTGTTACGGCTTTAGCTGGAGGGCAGATAGATGCTTTTGCAAGTTATGGAAATTCTATAATTGCAGCTCATAAAAATGGTGCAATTACGCTTCAAAGTGCACAAGATATTTTATCAGGATATTTTCCTTATGAGGCTTCTGTTACAGCTTTAAAGGATTCAGGAAAAAAAGCTGCAATTATTGATTATTTAGCGAGAGTAGAAAAAGCAAATCAATGGAAAAGAGATAATGCTGAAGCATGGGCAAAAATATCAGCAAAACCACAAGGCTTTTCAGAAGAAGATGGCTTAGACGTATTTAAAAAACAAGAGGCACAAACTAAGAGTCAAGTGATTTTGGTTGATGATAAAGTTATAGCATCCCAGCAGGACTTATCAAATGTATTTAATTCAGTAGGTCTTATAAAAAATAAACAAGATGTTAAAAATTTTTATACTAATGAGCTTAATGACGAGCTAAAGAAAGCTTTGAGTAAATAA
- a CDS encoding ABC transporter permease subunit has translation MEKDKKTYIFSKTLGLIIPILILIAWYVFSNNGLIKSSILPTPISVYDAFVETVKNGELQKNMIISSKRAFIGLLIGGGIGFFLGLATGLSKIAKLFLNDSIQMIRNIPILALLPLIILWFGIGEEAKVVMVALAVFFPMYLNTYNGIISIDQGLIEMGKIYGLKGFTLFKNIIFPGALQSILVGLRHSLGIMWLILIAAETLASDTGIGYMAMTARELLQMDVVVLSIIIYAILGKLSDFVANVIERIVLRWNPAFSK, from the coding sequence ATGGAGAAAGACAAAAAAACGTATATTTTTTCTAAGACCTTAGGATTGATTATTCCAATATTAATTTTAATAGCATGGTATGTATTTTCAAACAATGGATTAATAAAATCCAGTATACTACCGACTCCAATTAGCGTATATGATGCATTTGTTGAAACAGTTAAAAATGGGGAGCTGCAAAAGAATATGATAATAAGTTCTAAAAGAGCATTTATAGGCCTTTTAATTGGAGGAGGAATCGGATTCTTTTTAGGATTAGCTACAGGCCTATCTAAAATAGCTAAATTATTTCTAAATGATAGTATTCAAATGATAAGAAACATTCCAATTCTAGCTTTACTTCCATTAATAATATTATGGTTTGGTATAGGAGAAGAAGCAAAAGTTGTTATGGTTGCATTAGCCGTATTTTTCCCAATGTACTTAAATACGTACAATGGAATAATTTCAATAGATCAGGGGCTTATTGAAATGGGAAAGATTTATGGTTTAAAAGGTTTTACTTTATTTAAGAATATTATTTTTCCAGGAGCCTTACAATCAATTCTTGTGGGGTTAAGACATTCTTTAGGAATTATGTGGCTTATTTTAATTGCCGCTGAAACTCTTGCAAGTGATACTGGGATAGGTTATATGGCAATGACAGCCAGAGAACTTTTGCAGATGGATGTAGTTGTATTAAGCATAATAATTTATGCTATTCTTGGAAAACTATCTGATTTTGTAGCAAATGTAATAGAAAGAATTGTTTTAAGATGGAATCCAGCATTTAGTAAGTAA
- a CDS encoding ATP-binding cassette domain-containing protein, whose protein sequence is MSEDNGIEIKIEQLNKYFGKVKVLENLCLSIKAGEFIAIVGKSGCGKSTLLRIISGLDKPSEGEIKLDDKISHKQNENVRYLFQEARLLPWKNIMDNVLIGSQNNRDLAENALNAVGLLDKAKEWPYALSGGQKQRVALARALTSSPKLILLDEPLGALDALTRIEMQQLIEKIWLEKGFTVILVTHDVSEAVTLADRVVLIEKGKIEMNIDITLARPRIKDNDFAYFENRILNKVLNLSDERKVQAEYAI, encoded by the coding sequence ATGTCAGAAGATAATGGGATAGAAATTAAAATAGAACAATTGAATAAATATTTTGGCAAAGTTAAAGTATTAGAAAATTTATGTTTATCAATAAAGGCAGGAGAATTTATTGCTATTGTTGGGAAAAGTGGTTGTGGAAAAAGTACTCTTTTAAGAATTATTTCGGGTTTAGATAAACCATCAGAGGGTGAAATTAAGTTAGATGATAAAATCTCTCATAAACAAAATGAAAATGTAAGATACTTATTCCAAGAAGCAAGATTATTGCCTTGGAAAAATATTATGGATAATGTGCTTATAGGTTCTCAGAATAATAGGGACTTAGCAGAAAATGCATTAAATGCAGTTGGACTTTTAGACAAAGCAAAGGAATGGCCTTATGCACTTTCAGGTGGCCAAAAGCAAAGAGTTGCATTAGCAAGGGCACTTACAAGCAGCCCTAAATTAATACTGCTTGATGAACCACTTGGTGCTTTGGATGCTTTGACAAGGATTGAAATGCAGCAATTAATAGAAAAAATATGGCTTGAGAAAGGTTTTACAGTAATATTAGTTACCCATGATGTTAGTGAAGCAGTAACTTTAGCTGACAGAGTAGTATTAATTGAAAAAGGAAAAATAGAAATGAACATTGATATTACTCTTGCAAGGCCGCGAATAAAGGATAATGATTTTGCGTATTTTGAGAATCGCATTTTAAATAAAGTTCTTAATCTATCAGATGAAAGAAAAGTACAAGCTGAATATGCTATATAA
- a CDS encoding iron-containing alcohol dehydrogenase family protein: MSLIQTPYEYVNEPGIISEAGNYVKELGGNALIIGGKTALSITENNIAKSFEENNIIFTIKEFSGYPTEKVIAKFSELGKEQKIDVVIGIGGGRVLDTTKAVGNRLNIPIVAIPTIAATCASWAAVSIIYDEDGNQVDFFETQKSANLILADTKILAEAPDRYLKAGIIDTLAKWYESEPNLKNHNDSLQLKIQTEVAKLGFDILLEKSNKYFNSKDRKDNLNDFKQIVDSIILIAGLVNSIKSNEFYGGIAHPFYNSTTRIPETRNKLHGEKVAFGILTQLVLEGKTKTELIETFNLFKNFDAPITLKGIGIENEIDEKITLIAEDVSKKSGFYKGINYELTSDVIKKAILEADNIGREIS; this comes from the coding sequence ATGAGCTTAATACAAACACCATATGAATATGTAAATGAACCAGGAATTATTAGTGAAGCAGGGAATTATGTAAAAGAATTAGGGGGAAATGCACTTATAATTGGAGGAAAAACAGCCTTAAGTATTACTGAAAATAATATTGCAAAGAGTTTTGAAGAAAATAATATTATTTTTACTATAAAAGAATTTTCAGGATATCCAACAGAAAAAGTAATAGCTAAATTTTCAGAGCTTGGAAAAGAACAAAAAATTGATGTTGTTATTGGAATAGGAGGAGGAAGAGTTTTAGATACCACAAAAGCTGTTGGAAACAGGTTGAATATACCAATTGTTGCAATACCAACAATTGCAGCTACCTGTGCTTCTTGGGCAGCTGTATCCATTATATATGATGAAGATGGAAATCAGGTGGATTTTTTTGAGACTCAAAAATCAGCAAATTTAATTCTAGCAGATACAAAAATATTAGCTGAAGCACCAGATAGATATTTAAAAGCTGGAATTATTGATACTCTTGCAAAATGGTATGAATCAGAACCTAACTTGAAAAACCATAATGACAGTTTACAATTAAAAATTCAAACTGAAGTAGCTAAATTAGGTTTTGATATTTTACTGGAAAAAAGTAATAAATATTTTAATTCTAAAGATAGGAAAGATAATTTAAATGATTTTAAACAAATAGTAGATTCAATTATTTTAATTGCAGGTTTAGTTAATAGCATAAAAAGCAATGAATTTTATGGAGGGATAGCACATCCATTTTATAATAGCACTACAAGAATACCAGAAACGCGAAATAAACTTCATGGAGAAAAAGTCGCCTTTGGAATTCTTACTCAACTCGTATTAGAAGGAAAAACAAAAACTGAGTTAATAGAAACTTTTAACTTGTTTAAGAACTTTGATGCTCCGATAACCCTAAAAGGAATTGGAATTGAAAATGAAATAGATGAAAAGATTACTTTAATTGCAGAAGATGTATCAAAAAAGAGTGGATTTTATAAAGGAATAAACTATGAATTAACAAGTGATGTTATTAAAAAGGCTATATTGGAAGCAGATAATATAGGAAGAGAGATATCATAA
- the hisC gene encoding histidinol-phosphate transaminase, with amino-acid sequence MSNLKYREELDLIENYKPAKSLEAVNRELGLTEIIKLAGNENRLGSSELAKEAVKNFVNELSFYPDFDVTLLRERLSKDLKVNGDQLIFGNGSFELLSLIAKAFINKGEESIIPEITFGWYQSVTLQMGGKIEWVSLKEHKIDLDEIKARINQNTKVIWLCNPNNPIGTFIDETTLKNFLKDVSRDVIVVLDEAYYEFADDSSYPDSIKLLGDYKNIIILRTFSKVYGLASLRLGYGIADSEFISYLYKVKEPINVNMVAQVAALASLDDFEFKNKVLENNKKSKQLYYEELDKLNLEYIKTQGNFIMINTKLNGDLVTEEFLKRGIVIRSGVEFKMPEWIRISIGTYEENVKVLEVLKEIIS; translated from the coding sequence ATGTCAAATTTAAAATATAGAGAAGAGCTTGATTTAATTGAAAATTATAAGCCTGCAAAGTCCTTGGAAGCTGTAAATAGAGAACTTGGATTAACTGAAATAATCAAACTAGCAGGTAATGAAAATAGACTTGGAAGTTCTGAGTTAGCTAAGGAAGCAGTTAAAAATTTTGTTAATGAACTTTCTTTTTATCCGGATTTTGATGTAACGCTTCTTAGGGAAAGATTATCTAAAGACCTAAAGGTTAATGGAGATCAGCTTATTTTTGGAAACGGATCTTTTGAGCTTTTATCTTTGATAGCTAAAGCTTTTATAAATAAAGGAGAAGAATCTATAATTCCGGAAATTACCTTTGGGTGGTATCAATCAGTTACCCTTCAAATGGGAGGGAAGATTGAGTGGGTTTCACTTAAAGAACATAAAATAGATTTGGATGAAATAAAAGCAAGAATAAATCAAAATACTAAAGTAATATGGCTTTGCAATCCTAATAATCCTATAGGAACATTTATTGATGAAACAACTTTGAAAAATTTCCTTAAAGATGTTTCAAGAGATGTAATTGTAGTTCTAGATGAAGCTTATTATGAATTTGCAGATGATTCAAGTTATCCAGATTCTATCAAGTTACTTGGAGATTATAAAAATATTATTATTTTAAGAACCTTTTCCAAGGTTTATGGGTTAGCATCTTTAAGATTAGGTTATGGAATTGCAGATTCAGAATTCATCAGCTATCTATATAAGGTCAAGGAACCAATTAATGTGAACATGGTTGCTCAAGTAGCTGCATTGGCGAGTCTTGATGACTTTGAATTTAAAAATAAGGTTTTAGAAAACAATAAGAAAAGTAAGCAATTATATTATGAGGAATTAGATAAATTAAATCTAGAATACATTAAGACACAAGGTAATTTTATAATGATTAATACAAAGCTTAATGGGGATTTGGTTACAGAAGAGTTTTTAAAAAGAGGTATAGTCATAAGAAGCGGCGTAGAATTTAAGATGCCTGAATGGATAAGAATTTCTATAGGCACTTATGAAGAAAATGTTAAAGTATTAGAAGTATTAAAAGAAATAATATCATGA
- a CDS encoding acyl-CoA dehydratase activase-related protein: MNYKAGLDVGSTTVKLVIIDSDNKIVFSSYERHFADVKNATLRVLKEAIKIVGKQQEIIMRITGSAGMGLAKVIDVPFIQEVISCTEAVEKLIPETDVVIELGGEDSKITFLKGTLEQRMNGTCAGGTGAFIDQMASLLNTDAQGINEMAKTAAIIYPIASRCGVFAKSDIQPLINQGASKGDIAASVMQAVVNQTIASLAAGRKIQGKIAFLGGPLYFLSELRKSFMETLKVKEEDAIFPENSLLFVALGAALYPKQNKIVPLEEVVQNLEKASKNNLEVASFLEPLFESEDELKGFRERHSKASVPTKALSEHSGAAYLGIDAGSTTSKIVLIDQEANILFSHYGNNKGEPLDTVKETLVDLFKKLPKEVYIGKATVTGYGEELLKNALKIDIGVVETMAHYRAAEHFQDGVDFILDIGGQDMKALTIKDGTLSSIQLNEACSSGCGSFIETFAKSMNYSVEDFAKAALNSKSPADLGSKCTVFMNSKVKQVQKEGFNVGDISAGLAYSVIKNSLYKVIKIKRPEELGKKIVCQGGTFYNEAVLRAFEKISGLEVVRPTIAGLMGAYGAALIAKANHQIGEKSSLISLTDLEQFTVEKEFTRCKLCENKCMLTVTTFSDGGSFVSGNRCERGAKIQIKEEDKRVNLVEYRYNRLFKYRPLEMTEATRGVIGIPRALNIYDNYPLWFTIFTDLGFGIELSPRSTKKIYETGIDTIPSDTVCYPAKISHGHVQNLINKGITKIFFPTVVYERLEHEKADNHYNCAVVQGYPNLLKHNIDEVINEEITYYTPAINLADKDSVIETLLEELKAYKITEEEMKKAVYHGFEELTAFKNDIKAKGEETLKLIEENGGYGIVLAGRPYHSDPEINHGISKVITQEGFHVLTEDSIYQLGDVEDLRLVNQWEYGSRIFAAAKVVAKSKNIDFVQLNSFGCSLDTVATDQISEILEQYGKVLTVLKIDEGSNLGTVKIRMRSLKVSIKDKEKAGFKPYKRFENPNFANFTKEMKEAHTILLPSIAPFRQNGLVNIALRASGYNAVMLPSKNLTALDKGLRFVNNEYCHPPIDYVGQIVEALESGKYDLDNTTIMILDPGTNCSCRGANFATVLRKAIYDAGYPDVPVVPMPIEFKDYETDERKSGFVLTEPLLKRLALANSYADLFEKVVYRTRPYEIKSGQIDRLHQKWIEKIKPNIENTSLSDFRINMENIIKEFDNIPLLDIQKPKVGLVGDAELTINFAENGSYNIVRLLESEGVEVVVPGIGFMSTYLIGDLGEHMKELSDSFYNQCEKPMDEALRASKRFRKFYSIFDMKASANQIAPFANYQGKFWFMTGGKMIELLKDNVNNIVLYQAFNCAINYVCGVGLNKEIKRQYPQANIVNIDYDPGMSMVNQVNRIKLMISNAEKDLEREEVI; this comes from the coding sequence ATGAATTATAAAGCTGGACTTGATGTTGGTTCAACAACTGTGAAGCTGGTTATAATTGATTCTGACAATAAAATTGTATTTTCAAGTTATGAGCGCCACTTTGCTGATGTCAAAAATGCAACTTTAAGGGTATTAAAAGAAGCTATTAAAATTGTAGGAAAACAACAAGAAATTATAATGAGGATAACTGGTTCTGCTGGAATGGGGCTTGCAAAAGTTATAGATGTTCCTTTTATACAGGAGGTTATATCATGTACTGAAGCAGTCGAAAAGTTAATTCCAGAAACTGATGTGGTTATCGAACTAGGTGGAGAGGATTCAAAAATTACTTTTTTAAAGGGCACTTTAGAACAAAGAATGAATGGTACCTGTGCTGGTGGAACAGGTGCATTTATAGACCAAATGGCATCTCTTTTAAATACAGATGCCCAGGGAATTAATGAAATGGCAAAAACGGCTGCAATAATTTATCCTATAGCCTCGCGTTGTGGAGTTTTTGCAAAATCAGATATTCAACCTCTTATTAATCAGGGAGCATCAAAAGGAGATATAGCAGCAAGTGTTATGCAGGCAGTTGTAAATCAGACCATTGCTAGTTTAGCAGCTGGAAGAAAGATTCAAGGAAAGATTGCTTTTTTAGGAGGGCCACTATATTTTTTGAGTGAACTTAGAAAAAGTTTTATGGAAACTTTAAAAGTGAAAGAAGAGGATGCAATTTTTCCAGAAAATTCTTTATTATTTGTTGCATTAGGGGCAGCCTTATATCCTAAGCAAAATAAAATTGTACCTTTAGAAGAGGTTGTTCAGAATCTGGAGAAGGCTAGTAAAAATAATTTAGAAGTAGCAAGTTTCTTAGAGCCACTTTTTGAAAGTGAAGATGAACTAAAAGGATTTCGTGAACGTCATAGTAAAGCTTCAGTACCTACAAAAGCTTTAAGTGAACATAGTGGGGCTGCATATCTTGGTATAGATGCAGGCTCAACTACTTCCAAAATAGTACTTATAGACCAAGAAGCAAATATTTTATTTAGTCATTATGGGAATAATAAAGGAGAGCCGTTAGATACAGTAAAAGAGACATTGGTTGATTTATTTAAGAAGCTTCCTAAAGAAGTATATATAGGAAAAGCTACTGTAACAGGCTATGGAGAAGAATTACTAAAAAATGCATTAAAAATAGATATTGGAGTAGTTGAAACAATGGCTCATTATAGGGCTGCTGAGCATTTTCAAGATGGTGTAGATTTCATTTTGGATATTGGTGGACAAGATATGAAAGCCTTAACTATTAAAGATGGAACTTTATCCTCTATTCAACTAAATGAAGCATGTTCTTCTGGTTGCGGTTCCTTTATTGAAACTTTTGCGAAATCAATGAATTACAGTGTAGAGGATTTTGCAAAGGCAGCGCTTAATTCAAAAAGTCCAGCTGATTTAGGCTCAAAATGTACTGTATTTATGAATTCTAAAGTGAAACAGGTACAAAAGGAAGGGTTTAATGTTGGAGATATTTCAGCAGGATTGGCTTATTCAGTTATAAAAAACTCATTATATAAGGTAATAAAAATAAAAAGACCAGAAGAGTTAGGTAAGAAAATAGTTTGTCAGGGTGGAACTTTCTATAATGAGGCAGTGCTTAGAGCTTTTGAAAAAATCAGTGGCTTAGAAGTTGTTCGCCCAACTATTGCAGGGTTAATGGGAGCTTATGGAGCAGCGTTGATTGCTAAAGCTAATCATCAAATTGGAGAAAAATCAAGTTTAATTTCACTGACAGATTTAGAGCAATTTACAGTTGAAAAAGAATTTACTAGATGCAAGCTTTGCGAAAATAAGTGTATGTTAACTGTAACGACTTTCTCTGATGGTGGCAGTTTTGTATCAGGTAATAGATGTGAGAGAGGGGCAAAAATTCAAATTAAAGAAGAAGATAAAAGGGTTAACTTAGTAGAGTATAGATATAATAGATTATTTAAGTATCGCCCACTTGAAATGACTGAGGCCACTAGAGGCGTAATTGGAATTCCAAGGGCTTTAAATATATATGATAATTATCCTTTGTGGTTTACAATATTTACTGATTTAGGATTTGGGATCGAACTTTCCCCTAGATCTACTAAGAAAATTTATGAAACTGGTATTGATACTATTCCAAGTGATACAGTGTGTTATCCAGCGAAAATATCACATGGTCATGTACAGAACTTAATTAATAAAGGAATAACAAAGATATTTTTCCCAACAGTAGTATATGAACGACTGGAGCATGAAAAAGCAGATAATCATTATAATTGTGCTGTAGTTCAAGGTTATCCTAATCTTTTAAAGCATAATATAGATGAAGTAATTAATGAAGAGATAACTTATTATACACCAGCTATAAATTTAGCTGATAAGGATTCTGTAATTGAAACGCTTTTAGAAGAATTAAAGGCTTATAAAATTACAGAAGAAGAAATGAAAAAAGCAGTTTATCATGGCTTTGAGGAGTTAACTGCTTTTAAAAATGATATAAAAGCAAAAGGTGAAGAGACCCTAAAGCTTATAGAAGAAAACGGAGGATATGGGATTGTATTAGCAGGGCGTCCATACCATTCTGATCCTGAAATTAACCATGGCATTTCAAAGGTTATAACGCAAGAAGGCTTTCATGTTCTTACAGAAGATAGCATTTATCAGTTAGGAGATGTCGAAGATTTAAGATTAGTTAATCAATGGGAATATGGTTCACGTATTTTTGCAGCAGCAAAAGTTGTTGCAAAGTCTAAAAATATAGACTTTGTCCAGCTTAATTCTTTTGGATGTAGTTTAGACACTGTTGCTACAGATCAAATATCAGAAATTTTAGAGCAGTATGGAAAAGTTTTAACTGTCCTGAAAATAGATGAAGGTTCAAATTTAGGGACTGTAAAAATTCGTATGAGATCTCTTAAAGTGTCTATTAAAGATAAAGAAAAAGCAGGCTTTAAGCCATATAAGAGATTTGAAAATCCTAATTTTGCAAATTTCACTAAGGAAATGAAAGAGGCTCATACAATACTGCTTCCTTCCATTGCACCTTTTAGGCAAAACGGATTAGTGAATATTGCCCTTCGTGCGTCAGGTTATAATGCTGTAATGCTGCCTTCGAAAAACTTAACAGCATTAGATAAAGGGTTGAGATTTGTAAATAATGAATATTGCCATCCACCAATTGATTATGTTGGACAGATAGTAGAAGCTCTTGAAAGTGGAAAATATGATTTAGATAATACTACAATTATGATTTTAGATCCAGGAACAAATTGCAGCTGTAGAGGAGCAAATTTTGCAACAGTACTGCGTAAAGCAATTTATGATGCAGGTTATCCAGATGTACCAGTTGTTCCTATGCCTATAGAGTTTAAGGATTATGAGACAGATGAAAGAAAATCTGGTTTTGTTTTAACAGAGCCTCTTTTGAAAAGATTAGCCCTTGCAAATTCATATGCTGATTTATTTGAAAAAGTTGTATACAGAACTAGACCATATGAGATTAAATCTGGACAAATAGATAGATTACATCAAAAATGGATAGAGAAAATAAAACCTAATATAGAAAATACGTCCTTAAGTGATTTTAGAATTAACATGGAAAATATCATTAAAGAGTTTGATAATATTCCGTTATTAGATATCCAAAAGCCTAAGGTTGGGCTTGTTGGAGATGCTGAATTAACTATAAACTTTGCTGAAAATGGAAGTTACAATATTGTAAGGTTATTAGAGTCAGAAGGAGTAGAAGTCGTTGTGCCAGGAATAGGCTTTATGTCTACTTATTTAATAGGTGATTTAGGTGAACATATGAAAGAATTATCGGACAGCTTTTATAATCAATGCGAAAAGCCTATGGATGAAGCTTTAAGAGCTTCTAAAAGGTTTAGAAAATTCTATTCTATTTTTGACATGAAGGCAAGTGCAAATCAAATAGCACCATTTGCAAATTATCAGGGTAAGTTTTGGTTTATGACTGGTGGTAAAATGATAGAGCTTTTAAAAGATAATGTTAATAATATTGTACTGTATCAAGCTTTCAATTGTGCCATTAATTATGTGTGTGGTGTAGGTCTTAACAAAGAAATAAAAAGACAATATCCACAGGCTAATATAGTAAATATTGATTATGATCCTGGAATGTCAATGGTAAACCAGGTAAATCGTATTAAACTTATGATAAGTAATGCTGAAAAAGATTTGGAAAGGGAAGAAGTAATTTAG
- the larE gene encoding ATP-dependent sacrificial sulfur transferase LarE, whose translation MLLQEKFQFLKDNIKERGSGAIAFSGGVDSTFLVYVAHEVLGDKVIAVTATSSTYPQRELKEAIKYAKDIGVKHLIISSEELDIEGFASNPKNRCYYCKKELFTKIRVVAKENGIEYVFDGSNLDDSGDYRPGMQAASELEVISPLKEATLTKEDIRALSKELGIPTWNKPSFACLSSRFPYGRKITIPKLKMVEEAEQFLLDIGIRQVRVRHHGEIARIEVSPEERVKFFDVSVMDKIGETFKKIGFSYVTLDVIGYRTGSMNEVLTAEEKNNA comes from the coding sequence ATGTTATTACAGGAGAAATTTCAATTTCTAAAGGATAATATAAAAGAAAGAGGAAGTGGAGCAATTGCTTTTTCAGGTGGAGTGGATAGTACCTTCTTAGTTTATGTAGCACATGAGGTATTAGGAGATAAGGTTATAGCAGTTACAGCTACTTCATCAACTTATCCACAAAGAGAGTTAAAGGAAGCAATTAAATATGCAAAGGACATTGGAGTAAAGCACTTAATTATATCTTCAGAAGAGTTAGACATTGAGGGATTTGCGAGTAATCCTAAAAATAGGTGTTACTATTGCAAAAAAGAACTTTTTACAAAGATAAGGGTAGTAGCTAAAGAAAATGGTATTGAATATGTTTTTGATGGTTCAAACCTGGATGATAGTGGTGATTACAGACCAGGAATGCAGGCAGCTAGTGAATTGGAAGTTATAAGCCCTCTTAAGGAAGCTACTCTTACTAAAGAGGACATAAGAGCACTTTCAAAAGAATTAGGAATTCCAACTTGGAACAAGCCTTCCTTTGCATGTTTATCTTCCAGATTTCCTTATGGAAGAAAGATTACAATTCCAAAGCTTAAAATGGTAGAAGAAGCAGAACAGTTTTTACTAGATATAGGCATAAGGCAAGTAAGAGTAAGGCATCATGGAGAAATAGCTAGAATTGAAGTTTCTCCTGAAGAAAGAGTTAAATTCTTTGATGTTTCTGTAATGGATAAGATAGGAGAGACGTTCAAAAAAATAGGATTTTCTTATGTTACTTTAGATGTAATAGGATACAGAACAGGGAGTATGAATGAAGTTCTTACAGCGGAAGAAAAAAACAATGCGTGA
- a CDS encoding YezD family protein, whose protein sequence is MAINEKQIIEDKKLKEILKMIEKIKYGSVTLIIQDGVIIQVDKNEKIRMK, encoded by the coding sequence ATGGCGATTAATGAAAAACAAATTATCGAGGATAAAAAGCTTAAAGAAATACTTAAAATGATTGAAAAAATTAAATATGGGTCTGTGACACTAATAATTCAAGATGGAGTAATAATACAAGTAGATAAAAATGAAAAAATACGAATGAAATAA